One window of Etheostoma spectabile isolate EspeVRDwgs_2016 unplaced genomic scaffold, UIUC_Espe_1.0 scaffold270, whole genome shotgun sequence genomic DNA carries:
- the LOC116685773 gene encoding cysteine--tRNA ligase, cytoplasmic isoform X2, with protein MSTPGEPVKGKRVQPPWSPPAGTEVPRLRLYNSLTRAKEPFVPQRGNKVTWYCCGPTVYDASHMGHARSYISFDILRRILKDYFKYDVLYCMNITDIDDKIIKRARQNHLLDQYKEKQPQAAQILQDVLSARVPFQANLAGTTDPDKKQMLERLDAAVTAALQPLQAAMEGKAADQVVQPLAQVLLENSKDLLADWLDTQFGSQVTENSIFSILPNYWEGEYHKDMDALNVLPPDVLTRVSEYVPEIVEFVKKVVSNGYGYESNASVYFDTSKFDASPQHSYAKLVPEAVGDQKALQEGEGDLSISADRLGEKRSPNDFALWKASKPGEPSWDSPWGKGRPGWHIECSAMAGSILGESMDIHGGGFDLRFPHHDNELAQSEAFFENDHWVRYFLHTGHLTIAGCKMSKSLKNFITIKDALAKNTARQLRLAFLMHSWKDTLDYSSNTMESAVQYEKFLNEFFLNVKDILRAPTDVTGRFEKWEAAEVELNNSFYDRKSAVHDALCDNVDTRTAMEEMRTLVGLSNSYIAGRKSAKLRPNRMLTQSIAVYLTSMLKIFGAIEGSEPIGFPVGGQSQSVDLESTVMPYLAVLSDFREGVRRIAREQKVTELLHMCDVVRDDTLPELGVRLEDHEGLPTVVKLVDKETLLKEREEKKQMEEEKKRKKEEAARKKQEQEMAKLAKMKVPPCDMFRSETDKYSKFDELGFPTHDAEGKELSKGQAKKLRKLYEAQEKLHNDYLQMNQNGN; from the exons ATGTCGACCCCAGGAGAGCCAG TGAAAGGAAAGCGGGTGCAGCCCCCTTGGTCTCCACCTGCAGGAACAGAGGTTCCCCGACTTCGACTCTACAACAGCCTGACGAGAGCAAAG gAGCCGTTCGTTCCCCAGAGAGGGAACAAAGTAACGTGGTACTGCTGCGGACCGACGGTGTACGATGCCTCGCACATGGGACACGccag GTCCTACATATCTTTTGATATTCTGCGAAGGATACTGAAGGACTACTTCAAGTACGATGTCCTCTACTGCATGAACATCACAGACATAGACGACAAA ATCATTAAAAGGGCCCGGCAGAACCACCTCCTAGACCAGTACAAGGAGAAGCAACCACAAGCTGCTCAAATCCTGCAGGACGTCCTCAGCGCCAGAGTG CCCTTTCAGGCCAACTTGGCTGGGACGACAGACCCAGATAAGAAGCAGATGCTGGAGAGGCTGGACGCTGCTGTTACAGCCGCTCTGCAGCCCCTGCAGGCAGCGATGGAGGGCAAAGCAGCAGACCAGGTCGTACAACCTCTGGCACAG gTGCTGTTGGAGAACTCCAAGGACCTGCTGGCTGATTGGTTGGATACGCAGTTCGGAAGTCAAGTCACGGAAAATTCAATCTTCTCCATTCTCCCCAATTATTGGGAGGGAGAGTACCACAAAGACATGGACGCCCTGAAC GTTCTTCCCCCAGACGTCCTCACTCGAGTCAGTGAATACGTGCCTGAGATCGTGGAGTTTGTGAAGAAGGTTGTGTCCAATGGTTACGG GTACGAATCGAACGCTTCTGTGTACTTCGACACCTCGAAGTTTGATGCCAGCCCGCAGCACTCGTACGCCAAACTGGTGCCAGAGGCGGTCGGAGATCAGAAAGCTTTACAAGAGGGAGAAG GGGACCTGAGCATCTCAGCTGACAGATTAGGGGAGAAGAGGTCTCCCAACGACTTTGCCTTGTGGAAAGCCTCTAAGCCCGGAGAGCCTTCATGGGACTCCCCGTGGGGGAAG GGAAGGCCGGGCTGGCATATCGAATGTTCTGCCATGGCTGGCTCTATCTTGGGAGAGTCCATGGACATCCACGGCGGGGGGTTTGATCTTCGATTCCCCCATCACGACAACGAGTTGGCTCAGTCTGAG GCTTTCTTTGAGAACGACCACTGGGTCAGATACTTCCTGCACACCGGACACCTGACGATCGCAGGCTGCAAGATGTCCAAGTCTCTGAAGAATTTCATCACCATTAAAGATGCCCTGGCAAAGAACACAG CTCGTCAGCTCCGTCTGGCTTTCCTGATGCATTCCTGGAAAGACACGCTGGACTACTCGTCCAACACCATGGAGTCGGCTGTCCAGTACGAGAAGTTCTTGAAC GAGTTCTTCCTGAATGTGAAAGACATACTGCGCGCTCCGACTGATGTCACCGGGCGCTTTGAGAAGTGGGAGGCAGCAGAGGTGGAGCTCAACAACAG TTTCTACGACAGGAAGTCTGCCGTCCACGACGCTCTGTGTGACAACGTGGATACTCGCACCGCCATGGAGGAGATGAGAACGCTGGTCGGCCTTAGCAACAGCTACATCGCCGGCAGGAAGAGCGCCAAGCTGCGGCCCAACCGCATGCTGACGCAGAGCATCGCCGTCTACCTCACCAGCATGCTGAAG attttCGGAGCGATTGAAGGATCGGAGCCCATCGGCTTCCCAGTGGGAGGACAAAGTCAGAGCGTTGAT CTGGAGAGCACAGTGATGCCGTACCTCGCGGTGTTGTCAGACTTCAGAGAGGGAGTCCGGAGAATAGCCCGAGAGCAGAAAG TGACGGAGCTGCTGCACATGTGCGACGTTGTCCGTGACGACACGTTACCGGAGCTCGGAGTGCGACTGGAAGATCACGAAG GCCTGCCCACGGTGGTGAAACTGGTGGACAAGGAGACATTACTGAAGGAGCGAGAGGAGAAGAAGCAG atggaggaggagaagaaaaggaagaaggaagaagCTGCCAGGAAGAAACAAGAACAAGAG ATGGCTAAACTGGCCAAGATGAAGGTCCCTCCGTGCGACATGTTTCGCTCAGAAACCGACAAATATTCCAAATTCGATGAACTG
- the LOC116685773 gene encoding cysteine--tRNA ligase, cytoplasmic isoform X1 — translation MSTPGEPAFEYGFLLQINEEAALAAALNDYLTPRSYLAGFSPSQADQKAFKLLHRPPDPQHVHALRWYRHIAALQPDLLHPDSSMKGKRVQPPWSPPAGTEVPRLRLYNSLTRAKEPFVPQRGNKVTWYCCGPTVYDASHMGHARSYISFDILRRILKDYFKYDVLYCMNITDIDDKIIKRARQNHLLDQYKEKQPQAAQILQDVLSARVPFQANLAGTTDPDKKQMLERLDAAVTAALQPLQAAMEGKAADQVVQPLAQVLLENSKDLLADWLDTQFGSQVTENSIFSILPNYWEGEYHKDMDALNVLPPDVLTRVSEYVPEIVEFVKKVVSNGYGYESNASVYFDTSKFDASPQHSYAKLVPEAVGDQKALQEGEGDLSISADRLGEKRSPNDFALWKASKPGEPSWDSPWGKGRPGWHIECSAMAGSILGESMDIHGGGFDLRFPHHDNELAQSEAFFENDHWVRYFLHTGHLTIAGCKMSKSLKNFITIKDALAKNTARQLRLAFLMHSWKDTLDYSSNTMESAVQYEKFLNEFFLNVKDILRAPTDVTGRFEKWEAAEVELNNSFYDRKSAVHDALCDNVDTRTAMEEMRTLVGLSNSYIAGRKSAKLRPNRMLTQSIAVYLTSMLKIFGAIEGSEPIGFPVGGQSQSVDLESTVMPYLAVLSDFREGVRRIAREQKVTELLHMCDVVRDDTLPELGVRLEDHEGLPTVVKLVDKETLLKEREEKKQMEEEKKRKKEEAARKKQEQEMAKLAKMKVPPCDMFRSETDKYSKFDELGFPTHDAEGKELSKGQAKKLRKLYEAQEKLHNDYLQMNQNGN, via the exons ATGTCGACCCCAGGAGAGCCAG CCTTTGAGTATGGCTTCTTGCTACAGATAAATGAGGAGGCCGCGCTGGCAGCGGCCCTGAATGACTACCTAACGCCCCGCAGCTACCTGGCCGGGTTCAGCCCCTCCCAGGCCGACCAGAAAGCCTTTAAGCTCCTCCACAGGCCCCCAGACCCGCAGCATGTCCACGCTCTGCGCTGGTACAGACACATAGCAGCCCTGCAGCCGGACCTCCTCCACCCTGACAGCAGCA TGAAAGGAAAGCGGGTGCAGCCCCCTTGGTCTCCACCTGCAGGAACAGAGGTTCCCCGACTTCGACTCTACAACAGCCTGACGAGAGCAAAG gAGCCGTTCGTTCCCCAGAGAGGGAACAAAGTAACGTGGTACTGCTGCGGACCGACGGTGTACGATGCCTCGCACATGGGACACGccag GTCCTACATATCTTTTGATATTCTGCGAAGGATACTGAAGGACTACTTCAAGTACGATGTCCTCTACTGCATGAACATCACAGACATAGACGACAAA ATCATTAAAAGGGCCCGGCAGAACCACCTCCTAGACCAGTACAAGGAGAAGCAACCACAAGCTGCTCAAATCCTGCAGGACGTCCTCAGCGCCAGAGTG CCCTTTCAGGCCAACTTGGCTGGGACGACAGACCCAGATAAGAAGCAGATGCTGGAGAGGCTGGACGCTGCTGTTACAGCCGCTCTGCAGCCCCTGCAGGCAGCGATGGAGGGCAAAGCAGCAGACCAGGTCGTACAACCTCTGGCACAG gTGCTGTTGGAGAACTCCAAGGACCTGCTGGCTGATTGGTTGGATACGCAGTTCGGAAGTCAAGTCACGGAAAATTCAATCTTCTCCATTCTCCCCAATTATTGGGAGGGAGAGTACCACAAAGACATGGACGCCCTGAAC GTTCTTCCCCCAGACGTCCTCACTCGAGTCAGTGAATACGTGCCTGAGATCGTGGAGTTTGTGAAGAAGGTTGTGTCCAATGGTTACGG GTACGAATCGAACGCTTCTGTGTACTTCGACACCTCGAAGTTTGATGCCAGCCCGCAGCACTCGTACGCCAAACTGGTGCCAGAGGCGGTCGGAGATCAGAAAGCTTTACAAGAGGGAGAAG GGGACCTGAGCATCTCAGCTGACAGATTAGGGGAGAAGAGGTCTCCCAACGACTTTGCCTTGTGGAAAGCCTCTAAGCCCGGAGAGCCTTCATGGGACTCCCCGTGGGGGAAG GGAAGGCCGGGCTGGCATATCGAATGTTCTGCCATGGCTGGCTCTATCTTGGGAGAGTCCATGGACATCCACGGCGGGGGGTTTGATCTTCGATTCCCCCATCACGACAACGAGTTGGCTCAGTCTGAG GCTTTCTTTGAGAACGACCACTGGGTCAGATACTTCCTGCACACCGGACACCTGACGATCGCAGGCTGCAAGATGTCCAAGTCTCTGAAGAATTTCATCACCATTAAAGATGCCCTGGCAAAGAACACAG CTCGTCAGCTCCGTCTGGCTTTCCTGATGCATTCCTGGAAAGACACGCTGGACTACTCGTCCAACACCATGGAGTCGGCTGTCCAGTACGAGAAGTTCTTGAAC GAGTTCTTCCTGAATGTGAAAGACATACTGCGCGCTCCGACTGATGTCACCGGGCGCTTTGAGAAGTGGGAGGCAGCAGAGGTGGAGCTCAACAACAG TTTCTACGACAGGAAGTCTGCCGTCCACGACGCTCTGTGTGACAACGTGGATACTCGCACCGCCATGGAGGAGATGAGAACGCTGGTCGGCCTTAGCAACAGCTACATCGCCGGCAGGAAGAGCGCCAAGCTGCGGCCCAACCGCATGCTGACGCAGAGCATCGCCGTCTACCTCACCAGCATGCTGAAG attttCGGAGCGATTGAAGGATCGGAGCCCATCGGCTTCCCAGTGGGAGGACAAAGTCAGAGCGTTGAT CTGGAGAGCACAGTGATGCCGTACCTCGCGGTGTTGTCAGACTTCAGAGAGGGAGTCCGGAGAATAGCCCGAGAGCAGAAAG TGACGGAGCTGCTGCACATGTGCGACGTTGTCCGTGACGACACGTTACCGGAGCTCGGAGTGCGACTGGAAGATCACGAAG GCCTGCCCACGGTGGTGAAACTGGTGGACAAGGAGACATTACTGAAGGAGCGAGAGGAGAAGAAGCAG atggaggaggagaagaaaaggaagaaggaagaagCTGCCAGGAAGAAACAAGAACAAGAG ATGGCTAAACTGGCCAAGATGAAGGTCCCTCCGTGCGACATGTTTCGCTCAGAAACCGACAAATATTCCAAATTCGATGAACTG